In a single window of the Melioribacteraceae bacterium genome:
- a CDS encoding DUF1289 domain-containing protein, translated as MQQEAKVFRFSPCDGSCHLNSERNLCVSCFRTIEEIISWHSYTQEFKELVYKKIEERRLSFQSRTTK; from the coding sequence ATGCAGCAAGAAGCAAAAGTGTTTCGATTTTCTCCGTGCGATGGCTCATGCCATTTAAATAGTGAAAGGAATCTATGCGTGAGCTGTTTTCGTACAATTGAAGAAATTATTTCATGGCATTCATACACACAAGAGTTTAAAGAATTAGTATATAAAAAAATTGAAGAAAGGAGATTATCTTTTCAAAGTAGGACTACTAAGTAA
- a CDS encoding S46 family peptidase, whose product MKTRNTLLISIIFLSLTSLQINAQSIYEPVDISKVKSSLKEFGTMWTFDSVPIDYYEKEYGFRPTQEWLDKVRLSALQFANWCSASFVSEDGLILTNHHCGRQVLQPLSPEGKDYLRDGYYAESLDKEPKIPNIYFDQLIMIQDVSSEIIDAMNLGKTTKEKVEKRDLKIREIESKYSNETKLVCKVVQLYNGGKFSLYGYKRYNDIRLVMAPDFQIASTGWDWDNFTYPRYELDFMFFRAYENNKPVKTENYFKFSIKGADEGELVFVIGRPGSTQRQLSVAQLEYFRDKTYKYNLSMMNGLYDVYFELFQKYPERYSELLNMVMSIGNGRKSIAGRYMALRDEYIMTKKRDFENQIKEKVFSDKSMKEKYGHIWEGIANAVAEQRKIIDDLAAFSLQSRSRSIYYEIAEKVMKYASQMKLSESDRDPDYKSDKINSTRQSIFPKGIDVDFQKKLLRAQANYIRSILGDDNSFIQQMYNGNIDNAAADYLITKSQLTSEEKLNELFKLSPDEILNSDDPFIKFLSVSKEKLSVLRPKMMEAENTITVLNQLLGEVIYMVYGDQIPPDATSTLRISEGRVEGYEYNGTVAPSKTTYFGLWDRWNSFGRKNYPWGLHPQWQKIPEGFDLSVPIGFASSNDIVGGNSGSALINVNREVVGIAHDGNLESLAGDFIFLKQNNRTVSTDSWGLVESLKHIFKTKRLVQELETGKL is encoded by the coding sequence ATGAAAACTCGAAATACTCTCCTTATTTCAATAATATTTTTATCATTAACAAGTCTGCAGATTAATGCTCAATCAATCTATGAGCCTGTAGATATTTCAAAAGTGAAATCATCTTTAAAGGAATTTGGAACAATGTGGACTTTCGACAGCGTTCCAATTGATTATTATGAAAAAGAGTATGGTTTTCGCCCAACACAAGAATGGCTTGATAAAGTAAGATTATCGGCACTTCAATTCGCAAATTGGTGCTCAGCCTCCTTTGTATCGGAGGATGGATTAATACTCACCAATCATCATTGCGGTCGGCAAGTTCTCCAACCACTTTCACCAGAAGGTAAGGATTATTTAAGAGATGGTTATTATGCCGAAAGTTTGGATAAAGAACCCAAAATTCCAAACATATATTTTGATCAACTAATAATGATTCAAGATGTTTCGAGTGAAATTATAGACGCCATGAATTTGGGTAAAACTACCAAGGAAAAGGTCGAAAAAAGAGATTTGAAAATAAGAGAAATTGAATCGAAGTATTCAAATGAAACAAAACTTGTCTGCAAGGTAGTTCAGCTTTATAATGGTGGAAAGTTTTCGCTTTATGGATACAAGAGATATAATGATATAAGATTAGTTATGGCGCCCGATTTTCAAATTGCTTCCACAGGCTGGGATTGGGATAATTTTACTTATCCAAGGTATGAATTGGATTTTATGTTTTTTAGAGCTTATGAAAATAATAAGCCGGTAAAAACCGAAAACTATTTTAAGTTCAGTATAAAAGGCGCGGATGAAGGGGAGCTTGTTTTTGTAATAGGCAGACCCGGAAGTACACAAAGACAATTATCTGTCGCTCAGCTCGAATATTTCAGAGATAAAACTTATAAATATAATCTCTCGATGATGAACGGGTTATATGATGTTTATTTTGAGCTATTTCAAAAGTATCCCGAGCGCTATTCGGAACTTTTAAATATGGTTATGAGTATCGGAAATGGAAGAAAGTCGATTGCCGGAAGATATATGGCATTACGAGATGAATATATTATGACCAAAAAAAGAGATTTTGAGAATCAAATAAAAGAAAAAGTATTCTCAGATAAATCTATGAAGGAAAAGTATGGACATATTTGGGAGGGGATTGCAAATGCAGTTGCCGAGCAGAGAAAAATAATTGACGATCTGGCAGCATTCTCGCTTCAATCTAGAAGCAGATCGATCTACTATGAAATTGCTGAAAAAGTAATGAAGTATGCTTCACAAATGAAATTGAGTGAGAGTGATAGAGATCCCGATTATAAAAGTGATAAGATTAACTCTACACGTCAAAGTATTTTCCCTAAAGGGATTGATGTGGATTTTCAGAAAAAACTACTTCGAGCTCAGGCAAATTATATAAGGTCAATTTTAGGCGACGATAATTCCTTTATTCAACAGATGTATAATGGCAACATAGATAATGCCGCGGCTGATTATTTAATTACTAAATCACAATTAACTTCTGAAGAAAAATTAAATGAACTATTCAAACTATCTCCGGATGAAATACTAAACAGCGATGATCCATTTATTAAATTTTTATCGGTTTCAAAAGAGAAATTAAGTGTGCTTCGCCCCAAAATGATGGAGGCAGAAAATACTATCACAGTACTAAATCAACTGCTTGGCGAAGTAATTTATATGGTATATGGAGATCAAATTCCTCCGGATGCTACCAGTACTCTTAGAATTTCCGAGGGGCGAGTTGAAGGTTATGAATATAATGGAACAGTTGCCCCAAGTAAAACAACATATTTTGGATTATGGGATAGATGGAATTCTTTTGGACGGAAAAATTATCCGTGGGGACTGCATCCACAGTGGCAAAAAATTCCGGAAGGTTTCGATCTTTCAGTTCCAATTGGATTTGCCTCATCGAATGATATTGTAGGAGGTAACTCCGGAAGCGCTTTAATTAATGTTAATAGAGAGGTCGTTGGAATTGCTCATGATGGAAATTTAGAGAGTCTGGCAGGCGATTTTATTTTTCTAAAGCAAAATAACAGAACAGTATCTACCGATTCATGGGGATTGGTCGAATCGTTGAAACACATTTTTAAAACAAAAAGACTGGTTCAAGAATTAGAAACCGGCAAATTATAA